One window of the Xiphophorus couchianus chromosome 12, X_couchianus-1.0, whole genome shotgun sequence genome contains the following:
- the tas2r202 gene encoding taste receptor, type 2, member 202 — protein MSKLALWVLTGLTAVTTVFFNVYIFLMTLWNQTGKKDRSPSETIIMALAAADVAYQLMCYAWMTMDQVDSDCQMVGIFYTILLVLISSFKFTIIWDTSFLTFYYSTKLVSTPNHCYTQIQAAILKHATLAVFVIPLLGLATCTPILVVFQLDNRTQWETNDMDCGILLPESTVGRAYDVIFLLLSDVLPGMVMLKCCISISVHLAVHLRHMKASTNGAHPPKLGSEMRVVQMSLALAGNFLIFLAVDLYVNYEVVVKHENSLAIALFITSVYATVTAMLLIYGKKTLWKTMIRDINTCLDAYPCLSCLKLPEQKAPPGSPPKVKK, from the coding sequence ATGAGCAAATTGGCCCTGTGGGTGCTGACGGGCCTGACGGCTGTCACCACCGTCTTCTTTAACGTCTACATCTTTCTGATGACTCTGTGGAACCAGACGGGGAAGAAGGACAGGAGTCCCAGCGAAACCATCATCATGGCTCTGGCGGCGGCCGACGTCGCCTACCAGCTGATGTGCTACGCCTGGATGACCATGGACCAGGTGGACAGCGACTGCCAAATGGTGGGGATCTTCTACACCATCCTGCTGGTGCTCATCTCCAGCTTCAAGTTCACCATCATCTGGGACACGAGCTTCCTCACGTTCTACTACAGCACCAAGCTGGTCAGCACGCCCAACCACTGCTACACCCAGATCCAAGCCGCCATCCTCAAGCACGCCACCCTGGCGGTTTTCGTCATCCCGCTGCTCGGCCTCGCCACCTGCACGCCGATCCTGGTGGTGTTCCAATTGGACAACCGCACCCAATGGGAAACCAACGACATGGACTGCGGGATTCTGCTGCCGGAGTCTACCGTCGGACGGGCCTACGACGTGATCTTCCTGCTGCTGTCGGACGTGCTGCCCGGGATGGTCATGCTGAAGTGCTGCATCTCGATCTCCGTCCACCTGGCCGTCCACCTGCGCCACATGAAGGCCAGCACCAACGGCGCCCACCCGCCGAAGCTCGGCTCGGAGATGAGAGTGGTCCAGATGTCCTTGGCCCTGGCGGGGAACTTCCTGATCTTCCTCGCCGTCGACCTGTACGTCAACTACGAGGTCGTGGTGAAACACGAGAACTCTCTGGCCATCGCGCTCTTCATCACGTCCGTCTACGCGACCGTCACGGCCATGCTCCTCATCTACGGCAAGAAGACTCTGTGGAAGACGATGATACGCGACATCAACACCTGCCTGGACGCATATCCATGTTTGTCCTGCCTGAAGCTGCCCGAGCAAAAGGCTCCACCCGGCAGTCCTCCGAAGGTTAAAAAATGA
- the vsig8b gene encoding V-set and immunoglobulin domain-containing protein 8b, giving the protein MDPVCGSVWPKVAVLLLLAAMRPRTEAMTITSSGSQTIQQAEGDSVNLGCTYTPAAEDKGELDIEWSNVSPDMTQKDKLLLSYAAGATHNYYPEFTNRMKFLTEPNQGDASITISGLKVSDTGTYQCKVKKAPGVDMRKVTLVVLVPPSTPRCWVEGGEEKGATVSLRCKSSKGSTPLTYVWTRETGGAMPATATQDKGGELLIKNHTDSNTGTYVCEVKNAVGQAQCRYDLRAYNPTNKVGVIVGAVIGALLLLILLLILIWLLIICCQKKRYQKEAANEIREDAPAPESRPSSRQSSRHSSFQSMAGYRTHQGVQYTSVRGHLPSIHESGPVYNGGSNSPSIAGDRATSLKYDQRYGYAV; this is encoded by the exons ATGGATCCGGTGTGCGGCAGCGTGTGGCCGAAGGTGgctgtgctgctgcttctcGCGGCAATGCGGCCGAGGACAG AGGCGATGACGATAACATCGTCAGGGTCGCAGACTATTCAGCAAGCGGAAGGGGATTCTGTCAACCTGGGCTGCACCTACACACCGGCTGCAGAGGACAAAGGAGAGCTGGACATAGAGTGGTCCAACGTCAGCCCGGACATGACGCAAAAGGACAAGCTG CTCTTGTCTTACGCAGCCGGAGCGACGCACAACTACTACCCGGAGTTTACCAACAGGATGAAATTTTTGACGGAGCCGAACCAGGGAGACGCGTCCATCACCATCTCAGGTCTGAAGGTCTCTGACACGGGCACTTATCAGTGTAAAGTGAAAAAGGCTCCGGGCGTGGACATGAGGAAAGTCACTCTGGTTGTGCTGG TGCCCCCCTCCACGCCAAGGTGTTGGGTTGAAGGCGGTGAGGAAAAAGGAGCCACGGTGTCCCTCCGTTGTAAATCCTCCAAGGGATCCACTCCTCTCACTTACGTGTGGACACGAGAGACCGGCGGTGCGATGCCGGCCACTGCGACGCAAG ACAAAGGTGGAGAGCTTCTGATAAAGAACCACACGGACAGCAACACCGGGACATATGTGTGTGAGGTGAAAAATGCCGTCGGACAAGCACAGTGCAGATACGACCTGCGTGCATACAACC CTACCAACAAAGTGGGTGTCATAGTTGGTGCGGTTATAGGCGCTCTGCTGCTGTTGATCCTCCTCCTGATTCTCATCTGGCTCCTGATCATCTGCTGTCAGAAGAAGCGCTACCAGAAGGAGGCTGCAAATGAAATCAG GGAGGATGCCCCTGCTCCAGAGAGCAGACCCTCCAGCAGGCAGTCAAGCAGGCACTCCAGTTTCCAATCGATGGCAGGATACCGTACTCACCAGGGGGTACAGTACACTTCTGTAAGGGGTCATCTGCCCAGTATCCACGAATCGGGTCCCGTCTACAACGGCGGCAGCAACTCGCCAAGCATAGCAGGGGACAGAGCAACTTCTCTGAAATATGACCAGCGATACGGCTATGCGGTTTAG